Proteins encoded by one window of Channa argus isolate prfri chromosome 13, Channa argus male v1.0, whole genome shotgun sequence:
- the trim33 gene encoding E3 ubiquitin-protein ligase TRIM33 isoform X2, with protein sequence MADNKGEEGMEPSANSDSVPSAQEKEQPETKVENAAIVMEANTKGGEETESTNKANEAPTLNSDGGDVCSDGGAVGAGGEANGSASNAVSPAGSANTEQTAAETPAPSDAPVSGPTTEMSPTPTAATATPVSTSINLLDTCAVCKQSLQSRECEPKLLPCLHSFCLKCIPQPDRQISVQVPGPHGQTDTHIVNVMRCTVCHQDYKQSDIIDNYFVKDTTETTSTSDEKAAQVCTSCEDNAGTIGFCVECGEWLCKTCVEAHQRVKITKDHKIRTKEDADAVSEAVGTSGQRPVFCPIHKQEPLKLFCETCDTLTCRDCQLLEHKEHRYQFLEEAFQNQKGIIETTIAKLQEKKNYVHYSVSQVQSRLKELNETHRKVEHEIKIAVFTLINEINKKGKSLLQQLESVTKERSLRLVAQHKDTTQLAQQIHHVLNFCQWAIGTGSSTALLYSKRLILFQLRQLFKARLEPAPQANGVVRFFCDPTFWAKNVVNLGNLVIEKPPPPAQPPSVMVGGPPISPGQGHPGKHPGQINLAQLRLQHMQQAAYAQQKQQQQHHQQQIQQQMRIASQMSQQHPRQAGPPMVQQQPPRLISMQQLPRGPGGMNGGPGPPMYPSHHMRLPGPGPPQSRMPTAQPRLNGQQYPPMMQPQLQRQMSIESEMSHQRFRFLLQSGHSNPGHAGPFPVAPLHNANPTSPTSASMAGAHAHRGPASPIIGPIELIPSVTNPENLPCLPEIPPIQLEDAGSSNLGHLLSRYITASTQNQQGSVDVNASPGLSTHSPGSSGLSNAHTPARPSSTSSTGSRGSCSSAGRAGTGSGSAVEQVRVKQEPGTEDGYTCPASSLKTERGKDTGRSACMMSSPENSPLPVLGVVSAGQDPVKALGERIKTEPHSETPCSELNGSTVATSPSSATTMTSTTSLSTENNSSTTTAPPLTNGNVDKGTEAKESGASAVSGNSGGKDDDPNEDWCAVCINGGDLLCCDHCPKVFHMKCHVPTIKIFPKGDFLCTFCRSLTNPEIEYCDDTKKVKGEQGLSPEDQRRCERLLLYIFCHELSVGFREPVPNSVPNYYKIIKQPMDLKRIKKKLQLRSSQHYQSTQDFVSDMRLVFKNCAKYNEAGSEMAISGKAVSLYFEEKLQEMFPGQSFPETPESESLEEKEKKEDDDTDDSEEEFIQPRRKRLKTDEKVLHIK encoded by the exons ATGGCGGACAACAAAGGCGAGGAGGGTATGGAACCGTCTGCTAATTCGGACTCCGTACCTTCAGCACAAGAGAAGGAGCAACCAGAGACAAAAGTAGAAAATGCAGCTATAGTCATGGAAGCGAACACAAAGGGCGGCGAAGAAACAGAGTCCACTAACAAGGCTAACGAGGCACCTACACTCAACAGCGACGGAGGGGACGTTTGCAGCGACGGAGGGGCTGTCGGCGCGGGAGGGGAAGCCAACGGTAGCGCTAGCAACGCCGTCAGCCCGGCTGGCAGTGCCAATACTGAGCAAACGGCAGCTGAAACACCAGCCCCAAGCGATGCTCCTGTTAGCGGACCCACCACTGAAATGTCTCCCACTCCTACAGCTGCAACGGCAACGCCGGTATCGACTTCAATTAATTTATTGGATACATGCGCAGTGTGTAAACAAAGTCTTCAAAGCCGAGAATGCGAACCAAAACTTCTGCCTTGTCTGCACTCCTTTTGCCTAAAATGCATCCCACAACCAGACAGACAAATTAGCGTACAGGTGCCTGGACCACACGgacaaactgacacacacatag taaatGTTATGCGCTGTACAGTGTGCCACCAGGATTATAAACAGAGTGACATTATTGACAACTACTTTGTCAAAGATACCACAGAGACCACCAGCACATCTGATGAAAAGGCTGCACAG GTGTGTACAAGTTGCGAGGACAACGCAGGAACCATTGGCTTTTGTGTGGAGTGCGGAGAATGGCTCTGTAAAACCTGTGTGGAGGCTCATCAGAGAGTCAAAATTACCAAGGACCACAAGATTCGCACAAAAGAGGATGCTGATGCTGTATCTG AAGCTGTTGGTACATCAGGACAGAGGCCTGTTTTTTGTCCCATTCACAAGCAGGAGCCACTGAAGCTTTTCTGTGAGACCTGTGACACGTTGACCTGTAGGGACTGCCAGTTACTGGAGCACAAGGAGCACAG GTACCAGTTCTTGGAGGAGGCTTTTCAGAACCAGAAAGGCATCATTGAGACCACCATAGCCAAGttacaggaaaagaaaaactatgtcCATTACTCTGTCTCTCAGGTGCAAAGCAG GTTAAAAGAACTGAATGAGACACATAGGAAGGTGGAGCATGAGATCAAAATTGCAGTATTTACTCTCATAAATGAGATCAACAAGAAGGGGAAGTCACTGCTGCAGCAGTTAGAG AGTGTGACCAAAGAGCGCAGTTTGAGGCTTGTGGCTCAACACAAGGATACCACCCAGTTGGCCCAACAGATCCACCATGTGCTCAACTTCTGCCAATGGGCCATCGGTACTGGCAGCAGCACAGCACTACTTTACAGCAAGAGATTG ATACTCTTCCAGCTACGCCAGCTCTTCAAGGCCAGACTCGAGCCAGCTCCCCAGGCCAATGGAGTTGTGCGCTTCTTCTGTGACCCCACCTTCTGGGCCAAAAATGTGGTGAATCTAG GTAATTTGGTAATTGAGAAACCGCCACCACCTGCACAGCCGCCCAGTGTGATGGTAGGAGGCCCTCCTATTTCACCAGGGCAAGGTCATCCTGGAAAACACCCAGGACAGATAAACCTAGCCCAGCTCCGTCTGCAGCACATGCAGCAGGCAGCCTATGcacagcaaaagcagcagcagcaacaccaccagcagcagatCCAGCAACAGATGCGCATTGCTTCCCAAATGTCTCAGCAGCACCCCAGGCAGGCTGGCCCACCCATGGTTCAGCAGCAG cCTCCAAGGCTCATCAGTATGCAGCAGCTACCAAGAGGGCCTGGGGGTATGAATGGTGGACCAGGTCCTCCCATGTACCCCTCCCATCACATGCGCCTTCCAGGTCCCGGTCCGCCACAAAGCCGAATGCCCACAGCTCAGCCAAGACTTAATGGACAGCAGTATCCCCCCATGATGCAGCCTCAACTACAGAGACAG aTGTCTATAGAATCTGAGATGAGCCACCAAAGGTTTCGTTTCTTACTACAATCAGGG CATTCCAACCCTGGGCACGCAGGCCCTTTCCCGGTGGCGCCCCTCCATAACGCAAACCCCACAAGCCCCACGAGTGCCAGTATGGCCGGAGCACATGCTCACCGTGGCCCTGCGAGCCCCATCATAGGTCCCATTGAGCTCATCCCCTCCGTCACCAATCCTGAAAACTTGCCCTGTCTACCTGAGATCCCTCCCATACAG CTGGAAGATGCGGGCTCTAGCAACCTTGGGCATCTCCTGTCTCGTTACATCACAGCCAGCACGCAGAATCAGCAGGGTTCAGTGGATGTGAATGCTTCACCTGGACTGTCCACACACTCACCTGGATCTTCAG GTCTGTCCAATGCTCATACACCAGCACGACCTTCAAGCACATCCAGTACAGGCAGCCGAGGCAG cTGTAGCTCGGCAGGCAGGGcgggaacaggaagtggttcTGCAGTGGAGCAGGTGAGGGTGAAGCAAGAGCCTGGAACGGAGGATGGCTACACCTGCCCAGCTTCTTCGCTGAAGACAGAGCGTGGCAAAGATACTGGAAGAAGTGCCTGCATG ATGAGCAGTCCTGAGAACAGCCCACTCCCCGTATTAGGGGTTGTATCTGCAGGCCAAGATCCTGTCAAGGCTTTAGGGGAGCGCATCAAAACAGAACCCCACTCTGAGACCCCATGTTCTGAACTAAATGGCTCCACTGTAGCCACATCCCCTTCTTCCGCTACCACTATGACTTCCACTACCTCTTTGTCGACTgagaacaacagcagcaccacgACAGCCCCCCCACTCACTAATGGAAATGTAGATAAGGGGACAGAGGCCAAAGAGAGTGGTGCCTCTGCTGTATCAGGCAATTCTGGTGGGAAAGACGATGACCCTAATGAAGACTGGTGTGCTGTTTGTATCAATGGTGGCGACCTGCTATGCTGCGACCACTGTCCCAAAGTTTTTCACATGAAATGCCATGTACCTACTATAAAAATCTTCCCGAA GGGTGATTTCCTCTGCACGTTTTGCCGGAGTCTGACCAACCCTGAGATAGAGTATTGTGACGACACCAAGAAAGTTAAAGGAGAGCAGGGCCTAAGTCCTGAGGACCAAAGG AGATGTGAACGCCTCCTGCTGTACATCTTCTGTCATGAGCTCAGTGTGGGTTTTAGGGAACCTGTTCCTAACTCT GTGCCCAATTACTACAAGATTATCAAGCAGCCCATGGACCTGAAAAGGATAAAGAAGAAGCTGCAGTTACGGAGCTCGCAGCACTACCAGTCCACCCAGGACTTTGTATCTGATATGCGCCTGGTCTTCAAAAACTGTGCAAAGTACaatgag GCGGGATCAGAGATGGCAATATCCGGCAAGGCAGTGAGCCTGTACTTTGAGGAGAAGCTGCAAGAGATGTTTCCTGGCCAGAGCTTCCCTGAAACACCTGAATCTGAGTCCCtggaagagaaggaaaagaaggaggacGATGACACAGATGACTCTGAGGAGGAGTTTATACAGCCTAGACGCAAACGATTAAAAACGGATGAAAAAGTGCTCCATATCAAGTGA
- the trim33 gene encoding E3 ubiquitin-protein ligase TRIM33 isoform X4: MMSHCPVENQMMVPLSAREMGWRIAAECYCNHDVNVMRCTVCHQDYKQSDIIDNYFVKDTTETTSTSDEKAAQVCTSCEDNAGTIGFCVECGEWLCKTCVEAHQRVKITKDHKIRTKEDADAVSEAVGTSGQRPVFCPIHKQEPLKLFCETCDTLTCRDCQLLEHKEHRYQFLEEAFQNQKGIIETTIAKLQEKKNYVHYSVSQVQSRLKELNETHRKVEHEIKIAVFTLINEINKKGKSLLQQLESVTKERSLRLVAQHKDTTQLAQQIHHVLNFCQWAIGTGSSTALLYSKRLILFQLRQLFKARLEPAPQANGVVRFFCDPTFWAKNVVNLGNLVIEKPPPPAQPPSVMVGGPPISPGQGHPGKHPGQINLAQLRLQHMQQAAYAQQKQQQQHHQQQIQQQMRIASQMSQQHPRQAGPPMVQQQPPRLISMQQLPRGPGGMNGGPGPPMYPSHHMRLPGPGPPQSRMPTAQPRLNGQQYPPMMQPQLQRQMSIESEMSHQRFRFLLQSGHSNPGHAGPFPVAPLHNANPTSPTSASMAGAHAHRGPASPIIGPIELIPSVTNPENLPCLPEIPPIQLEDAGSSNLGHLLSRYITASTQNQQGSVDVNASPGLSTHSPGSSGLSNAHTPARPSSTSSTGSRGSCSSAGRAGTGSGSAVEQVRVKQEPGTEDGYTCPASSLKTERGKDTGRSACMMSSPENSPLPVLGVVSAGQDPVKALGERIKTEPHSETPCSELNGSTVATSPSSATTMTSTTSLSTENNSSTTTAPPLTNGNVDKGTEAKESGASAVSGNSGGKDDDPNEDWCAVCINGGDLLCCDHCPKVFHMKCHVPTIKIFPKGDFLCTFCRSLTNPEIEYCDDTKKVKGEQGLSPEDQRRCERLLLYIFCHELSVGFREPVPNSVPNYYKIIKQPMDLKRIKKKLQLRSSQHYQSTQDFVSDMRLVFKNCAKYNEMSRIIQVYDEEKQINSQAGSEMAISGKAVSLYFEEKLQEMFPGQSFPETPESESLEEKEKKEDDDTDDSEEEFIQPRRKRLKTDEKVLHIK, translated from the exons ATGATgagtcattgtcctgttgaaaatCAAATGATGGTTCCACTAAGCGCAAGGGAGATGGGCTGGCGCATTGCTGCAGAATGTTATTGTAACCATGATG taaatGTTATGCGCTGTACAGTGTGCCACCAGGATTATAAACAGAGTGACATTATTGACAACTACTTTGTCAAAGATACCACAGAGACCACCAGCACATCTGATGAAAAGGCTGCACAG GTGTGTACAAGTTGCGAGGACAACGCAGGAACCATTGGCTTTTGTGTGGAGTGCGGAGAATGGCTCTGTAAAACCTGTGTGGAGGCTCATCAGAGAGTCAAAATTACCAAGGACCACAAGATTCGCACAAAAGAGGATGCTGATGCTGTATCTG AAGCTGTTGGTACATCAGGACAGAGGCCTGTTTTTTGTCCCATTCACAAGCAGGAGCCACTGAAGCTTTTCTGTGAGACCTGTGACACGTTGACCTGTAGGGACTGCCAGTTACTGGAGCACAAGGAGCACAG GTACCAGTTCTTGGAGGAGGCTTTTCAGAACCAGAAAGGCATCATTGAGACCACCATAGCCAAGttacaggaaaagaaaaactatgtcCATTACTCTGTCTCTCAGGTGCAAAGCAG GTTAAAAGAACTGAATGAGACACATAGGAAGGTGGAGCATGAGATCAAAATTGCAGTATTTACTCTCATAAATGAGATCAACAAGAAGGGGAAGTCACTGCTGCAGCAGTTAGAG AGTGTGACCAAAGAGCGCAGTTTGAGGCTTGTGGCTCAACACAAGGATACCACCCAGTTGGCCCAACAGATCCACCATGTGCTCAACTTCTGCCAATGGGCCATCGGTACTGGCAGCAGCACAGCACTACTTTACAGCAAGAGATTG ATACTCTTCCAGCTACGCCAGCTCTTCAAGGCCAGACTCGAGCCAGCTCCCCAGGCCAATGGAGTTGTGCGCTTCTTCTGTGACCCCACCTTCTGGGCCAAAAATGTGGTGAATCTAG GTAATTTGGTAATTGAGAAACCGCCACCACCTGCACAGCCGCCCAGTGTGATGGTAGGAGGCCCTCCTATTTCACCAGGGCAAGGTCATCCTGGAAAACACCCAGGACAGATAAACCTAGCCCAGCTCCGTCTGCAGCACATGCAGCAGGCAGCCTATGcacagcaaaagcagcagcagcaacaccaccagcagcagatCCAGCAACAGATGCGCATTGCTTCCCAAATGTCTCAGCAGCACCCCAGGCAGGCTGGCCCACCCATGGTTCAGCAGCAG cCTCCAAGGCTCATCAGTATGCAGCAGCTACCAAGAGGGCCTGGGGGTATGAATGGTGGACCAGGTCCTCCCATGTACCCCTCCCATCACATGCGCCTTCCAGGTCCCGGTCCGCCACAAAGCCGAATGCCCACAGCTCAGCCAAGACTTAATGGACAGCAGTATCCCCCCATGATGCAGCCTCAACTACAGAGACAG aTGTCTATAGAATCTGAGATGAGCCACCAAAGGTTTCGTTTCTTACTACAATCAGGG CATTCCAACCCTGGGCACGCAGGCCCTTTCCCGGTGGCGCCCCTCCATAACGCAAACCCCACAAGCCCCACGAGTGCCAGTATGGCCGGAGCACATGCTCACCGTGGCCCTGCGAGCCCCATCATAGGTCCCATTGAGCTCATCCCCTCCGTCACCAATCCTGAAAACTTGCCCTGTCTACCTGAGATCCCTCCCATACAG CTGGAAGATGCGGGCTCTAGCAACCTTGGGCATCTCCTGTCTCGTTACATCACAGCCAGCACGCAGAATCAGCAGGGTTCAGTGGATGTGAATGCTTCACCTGGACTGTCCACACACTCACCTGGATCTTCAG GTCTGTCCAATGCTCATACACCAGCACGACCTTCAAGCACATCCAGTACAGGCAGCCGAGGCAG cTGTAGCTCGGCAGGCAGGGcgggaacaggaagtggttcTGCAGTGGAGCAGGTGAGGGTGAAGCAAGAGCCTGGAACGGAGGATGGCTACACCTGCCCAGCTTCTTCGCTGAAGACAGAGCGTGGCAAAGATACTGGAAGAAGTGCCTGCATG ATGAGCAGTCCTGAGAACAGCCCACTCCCCGTATTAGGGGTTGTATCTGCAGGCCAAGATCCTGTCAAGGCTTTAGGGGAGCGCATCAAAACAGAACCCCACTCTGAGACCCCATGTTCTGAACTAAATGGCTCCACTGTAGCCACATCCCCTTCTTCCGCTACCACTATGACTTCCACTACCTCTTTGTCGACTgagaacaacagcagcaccacgACAGCCCCCCCACTCACTAATGGAAATGTAGATAAGGGGACAGAGGCCAAAGAGAGTGGTGCCTCTGCTGTATCAGGCAATTCTGGTGGGAAAGACGATGACCCTAATGAAGACTGGTGTGCTGTTTGTATCAATGGTGGCGACCTGCTATGCTGCGACCACTGTCCCAAAGTTTTTCACATGAAATGCCATGTACCTACTATAAAAATCTTCCCGAA GGGTGATTTCCTCTGCACGTTTTGCCGGAGTCTGACCAACCCTGAGATAGAGTATTGTGACGACACCAAGAAAGTTAAAGGAGAGCAGGGCCTAAGTCCTGAGGACCAAAGG AGATGTGAACGCCTCCTGCTGTACATCTTCTGTCATGAGCTCAGTGTGGGTTTTAGGGAACCTGTTCCTAACTCT GTGCCCAATTACTACAAGATTATCAAGCAGCCCATGGACCTGAAAAGGATAAAGAAGAAGCTGCAGTTACGGAGCTCGCAGCACTACCAGTCCACCCAGGACTTTGTATCTGATATGCGCCTGGTCTTCAAAAACTGTGCAAAGTACaatgag ATGTCTCGAATAATCCAGGTTTATGATGAGGAGAAACAGATTAATTCGCAG GCGGGATCAGAGATGGCAATATCCGGCAAGGCAGTGAGCCTGTACTTTGAGGAGAAGCTGCAAGAGATGTTTCCTGGCCAGAGCTTCCCTGAAACACCTGAATCTGAGTCCCtggaagagaaggaaaagaaggaggacGATGACACAGATGACTCTGAGGAGGAGTTTATACAGCCTAGACGCAAACGATTAAAAACGGATGAAAAAGTGCTCCATATCAAGTGA